Proteins from a genomic interval of Chloroflexota bacterium:
- a CDS encoding exo-alpha-sialidase, whose translation MHESLRKRHNRSKAGTLVSLCLLLAIAVPWLAGTAKVSADQPVIWSKPVNLSQSDESSVHPAIVADSMGNIHLFWSEEVGGEPMLQDEMARPGNTILYTRWDGQSWIEPRDVLYVRGEYLGDYVSVAIDDNNRLHAVWTGLDNIYYSSAPAAVAETAQSWSKPVVVGTGSARSAFESAVAVDSQGVIHVAYGARRDVPGVNYVQSSNGGETWSAPVTLSLPLDRLESGYSQVRLVVDSADRIHATWTTFQRQGFGQGVYHSRSTDGGLTWNTPYRLAYREDDDIFVEWPYLTEFADQELRVIFTDGDGKGRLQRISTDGGETWGEPTVILTELEGINGYIISLLDAAEQPHLIANMRTRSDGTVGLFYAPGAGGGWQPTVPIATDLPYGPSSHYPAAAVRLGNEIHIVWTQLRRGEIWHMKGEVSGVEPLPVMERLPPQEVVQPSPTISISTPTPEPLETVAPSRERGVAGPTPAPVAPPSPLGAVLPGITLSLLLVLGVIVWKGVRAR comes from the coding sequence GTGCACGAATCGCTTAGAAAACGCCACAACCGCTCCAAAGCTGGTACTTTGGTTTCCCTTTGTCTGCTGCTGGCAATTGCCGTGCCCTGGCTGGCTGGCACTGCCAAGGTATCGGCTGACCAACCAGTGATCTGGTCCAAACCGGTCAACTTATCCCAATCGGACGAGAGCTCGGTTCACCCGGCCATTGTCGCCGACAGCATGGGGAATATCCACCTCTTTTGGAGTGAAGAGGTGGGTGGGGAACCGATGCTGCAGGACGAAATGGCCCGGCCTGGTAATACGATCCTCTATACTCGCTGGGACGGCCAATCATGGATCGAACCAAGGGATGTTCTGTACGTGCGGGGTGAATACCTTGGTGACTATGTTTCGGTCGCAATCGATGACAACAACCGGCTCCATGCAGTGTGGACGGGACTGGATAACATTTACTACAGTTCGGCGCCGGCGGCTGTAGCTGAGACAGCCCAGTCGTGGAGCAAACCGGTGGTGGTTGGAACCGGCAGCGCCCGCTCCGCCTTCGAGTCTGCTGTTGCTGTTGATTCACAAGGTGTTATTCATGTTGCCTATGGCGCCCGACGCGATGTGCCGGGAGTCAACTACGTGCAATCGAGCAACGGCGGCGAGACCTGGTCGGCGCCAGTGACATTGTCACTTCCCCTGGATCGTTTGGAGAGTGGCTATTCGCAGGTGCGCTTGGTGGTAGACAGTGCAGACCGAATCCATGCTACCTGGACAACCTTCCAGAGACAAGGCTTTGGCCAAGGTGTCTATCATAGTCGCAGCACAGATGGTGGTCTTACATGGAATACGCCCTACCGGCTCGCTTATCGAGAGGATGACGATATTTTCGTGGAGTGGCCCTATCTCACCGAGTTTGCCGACCAGGAACTGCGTGTGATCTTCACCGATGGTGATGGCAAGGGCCGGTTGCAGCGCATATCGACCGACGGGGGCGAAACCTGGGGTGAACCAACGGTCATCCTGACCGAATTGGAAGGCATTAACGGCTATATCATTTCTCTGCTCGATGCCGCCGAGCAACCCCACTTGATCGCAAACATGCGTACCCGGTCTGACGGCACCGTCGGCCTGTTTTATGCCCCCGGCGCCGGGGGAGGCTGGCAACCGACTGTTCCGATCGCAACCGATCTACCCTACGGCCCCTCATCACACTATCCTGCAGCCGCCGTTCGCCTGGGCAATGAGATACACATCGTGTGGACCCAGTTGCGACGGGGTGAGATATGGCATATGAAGGGGGAGGTCTCCGGGGTTGAACCTCTTCCGGTGATGGAGAGGCTTCCGCCACAAGAAGTTGTGCAGCCATCGCCTACGATTAGCATCTCTACACCAACCCCAGAACCGCTGGAAACGGTGGCACCATCCCGGGAGCGGGGCGTTGCCGGGCCGACGCCCGCGCCCGTTGCACCGCCATCGCCGCTCGGCGCAGTGCTACCCGGTATAACACTTTCGCTGCTCCTGGTGCTTGGTGTGATCGTTTGGAAGGGTGTTCGCGCCAGATAG
- a CDS encoding ABC transporter permease, whose product MHHFTELFGYRDLLWLWTLREVRVRYKQSFLGVAWAIIQPLALTVVFTVVFSFLLKIDTGDVPYPVFAYTGLVPWTFFATSLAFGIPSLVNNMNLVTKIYFPREILPLASIGAAFVDFLIACAILAGLMLIYRVFPGIEALWLGPLLLLQIILSIGVILLGAALIVFFRDIRFVVPLLTQVWMYATPIIYPVDFVPEQLRPFYFLNPMAGIIDGYRRVLIYGEAPNMQALTLATIVSVILFVVGYLVFKRTEPVFADII is encoded by the coding sequence ATGCATCATTTCACTGAGCTGTTTGGGTATCGTGACCTGCTCTGGCTATGGACCTTGCGAGAAGTCAGGGTACGGTATAAACAATCTTTCCTGGGCGTTGCCTGGGCGATCATTCAACCGCTGGCCCTGACTGTCGTCTTTACCGTCGTTTTTTCTTTTCTGCTTAAGATCGATACCGGGGATGTGCCCTATCCGGTTTTTGCCTATACTGGACTGGTCCCCTGGACGTTCTTTGCAACCTCGCTGGCTTTCGGGATTCCCAGCCTTGTCAACAATATGAATCTGGTCACAAAAATCTACTTTCCCCGGGAGATACTGCCCCTTGCCAGTATCGGAGCCGCCTTTGTAGATTTTCTGATCGCCTGCGCGATTCTGGCCGGGTTGATGTTGATTTATCGGGTCTTTCCAGGAATCGAGGCCTTGTGGCTCGGCCCGCTGCTCTTGCTGCAGATCATTCTGAGTATCGGTGTGATTTTGCTGGGCGCTGCGCTCATTGTGTTCTTCCGCGATATTCGTTTCGTCGTACCCTTATTGACGCAGGTCTGGATGTATGCTACGCCAATCATCTACCCGGTGGATTTCGTACCTGAACAGTTGCGACCCTTCTATTTTCTGAATCCAATGGCCGGTATCATCGACGGATATCGACGGGTGCTGATTTATGGTGAGGCGCCCAATATGCAAGCGCTGACATTGGCCACGATAGTGTCCGTGATACTGTTTGTGGTAGGATACCTGGTTTTCAAGCGAACAGAACCGGTATTTGCGGATATCATATGA
- a CDS encoding polysaccharide ABC transporter ATP-binding protein, giving the protein MTDQLPLGSVICDKVSKRYRLGAFGSLRGTVSSLFERRSEEEEAQRTLWALQDVSFRLQPGESLGLLGPNGAGKTTTLKLLSKITRPTSGNITLLGRSSSLIELGAGFHPELTGKENIFLNGAILGLSRHEIQRRLDEIIAFSELERFIDTPVKRYSSGMYVRLGFAVAAYVEPNVLLVDEVLAVGDISFRQRCIKRMKELQESGTTVIFVSHNMHLVRNMCQRSLLLVHGQIQSEGPTDDVIADYERLIMGTAELANDKSQDKDQSQVLSDVIVLNVDVAPLTPNDRNLIDSHQSGVVTIRYRTQAPREIGRIDVRVLRDDGTLCSSLDARAAAKNDPRFRHLDREGSFVLTFSPMQLTSGTYFVLVRITDSSDALVIASGQSKLFQAYAGDLPSPPGVFVPSVAWDVGKENRS; this is encoded by the coding sequence ATGACCGATCAACTTCCATTGGGGTCTGTAATTTGTGATAAGGTTTCCAAACGCTATCGACTGGGTGCGTTTGGATCATTGCGCGGCACGGTGTCATCCCTTTTCGAGCGGCGGAGTGAGGAAGAAGAGGCACAGCGTACTCTGTGGGCATTGCAGGATGTTAGCTTTCGGTTGCAGCCTGGCGAGTCACTGGGCTTGCTGGGTCCCAATGGTGCCGGAAAGACGACCACCCTGAAGCTCCTGTCGAAGATTACCAGGCCAACATCGGGCAACATTACACTGCTTGGGCGCTCCTCATCCTTAATCGAGTTGGGGGCGGGATTCCATCCGGAACTTACTGGCAAGGAGAATATCTTTCTGAATGGAGCGATTCTGGGATTGAGTCGCCACGAGATTCAACGGCGTCTTGATGAGATTATTGCATTCTCTGAATTGGAAAGGTTCATCGATACCCCTGTCAAACGTTACTCTTCAGGCATGTATGTCCGTCTTGGCTTTGCCGTGGCTGCCTACGTCGAGCCGAATGTGCTTCTGGTTGATGAAGTGTTGGCAGTGGGAGATATTAGCTTTCGGCAGCGCTGCATCAAACGAATGAAGGAGTTGCAGGAATCGGGCACGACAGTTATCTTTGTCTCTCACAACATGCATCTGGTTCGCAACATGTGTCAACGCTCGTTGCTCCTGGTTCATGGACAGATCCAGTCAGAGGGTCCCACAGATGATGTGATCGCAGACTATGAACGGCTAATCATGGGAACTGCCGAATTGGCGAATGACAAGTCCCAGGACAAGGACCAGTCCCAGGTGTTGTCCGATGTCATTGTGCTGAATGTCGACGTAGCTCCCCTGACACCAAACGATAGGAACCTCATCGATTCGCATCAGTCTGGTGTAGTGACAATTCGTTACCGTACCCAGGCGCCCCGGGAAATCGGGCGTATCGATGTCCGCGTATTACGCGACGATGGCACACTGTGTAGTTCACTTGATGCCAGGGCAGCCGCCAAAAACGATCCTCGATTCCGCCACCTGGATCGGGAAGGTTCGTTTGTCTTGACCTTTTCACCCATGCAGTTGACTTCAGGCACCTATTTCGTGCTCGTTCGTATTACCGACTCATCCGATGCCCTGGTTATCGCATCCGGACAATCCAAGTTATTTCAGGCCTACGCAGGCGACCTGCCTTCGCCGCCGGGGGTTTTTGTTCCCTCAGTTGCATGGGACGTCGGGAAAGAGAATCGAAGTTAG
- a CDS encoding polysaccharide pyruvyl transferase family protein — MDIGAIGWWHHDNHGDWAMLNALTHAMKPHRIVPIDTGFEVNEDTLYRLNRLDFLILGGGTLMRERPVEPFDRFDSWGEYLTTPIGIAGMGVETVAPNYADAMGALLDKSEFFYVRDQTSLALLDHPKARYAPDLTFSQPLPIAGARSVVEGRSPLCGVNLRRLPGDVLTNWIDVLQQLPVEFRGISLSSHPEFSEGGLLRQLDPQYPDGFDPRSYADLNLMIGTAFHSVVYAIQSAIPVIAIAYAPKVRRLMTDIGLGDFVLEPTEWDLLPGLVQTAIERQEEMAERLRETTTELTRAANANATAIKEHIEAVAQPHERLGPRVSIAVLVTGSDEETRRTIQSCLDQTHENVEVVVVANQAGEPELGTEHSDQIRIIRMERESEAGDLLQAGLLEADGCYVTWIRSGDRFTRDAIDCMVSWLEADSMCDMVYSDYFVTGGHDRILDWQVVHPAYKLFRRNVVGPCFLLRTSLMSDLGMHHATSLLPDYDYWLRAQNEGELEPRHTRLFYRHISNGAIDDPVEEQQVRREWIAGLPLSRQVVWRVRDNNFINQQVIPWSMAAARNVAGTLKQSRRDQD, encoded by the coding sequence ATGGATATTGGCGCAATAGGTTGGTGGCATCACGATAACCACGGTGACTGGGCGATGCTGAATGCCCTGACGCACGCTATGAAGCCACATCGCATCGTGCCGATTGATACCGGCTTTGAGGTCAATGAGGACACGCTCTATCGTCTAAATCGGCTTGATTTTCTTATCCTTGGCGGTGGCACGTTGATGCGCGAGAGGCCTGTCGAACCCTTTGACCGATTCGATAGTTGGGGCGAATATCTTACAACTCCTATTGGCATTGCGGGGATGGGTGTCGAGACCGTGGCCCCTAACTATGCAGACGCGATGGGAGCATTGTTGGACAAAAGTGAGTTCTTCTACGTCCGGGATCAGACCAGCCTGGCGTTGCTGGATCATCCCAAAGCCCGTTATGCTCCCGATCTCACATTTTCTCAGCCGTTGCCAATTGCCGGGGCCAGGTCCGTGGTCGAAGGACGATCACCTCTTTGCGGTGTCAATCTTCGTCGGCTTCCCGGGGATGTTTTGACGAACTGGATCGATGTTCTTCAACAATTGCCGGTGGAGTTTCGGGGCATTTCGCTCTCTTCCCATCCCGAGTTCTCTGAGGGCGGGTTGTTGCGACAACTGGATCCTCAGTATCCGGATGGCTTTGACCCGCGCTCTTATGCCGATCTTAACCTGATGATTGGCACCGCCTTTCATTCGGTGGTCTACGCCATTCAATCGGCGATCCCCGTGATCGCGATCGCCTATGCGCCAAAGGTCCGACGGTTGATGACTGATATCGGTCTCGGCGACTTCGTGCTTGAGCCAACGGAGTGGGACCTCCTGCCCGGGCTGGTACAGACGGCCATCGAGAGGCAAGAGGAAATGGCCGAGCGGTTGAGGGAGACCACGACTGAGTTGACTCGGGCCGCCAACGCCAACGCAACAGCGATCAAAGAACATATCGAGGCCGTCGCCCAACCACATGAACGGCTTGGTCCCAGGGTCAGCATCGCCGTTCTGGTAACGGGCAGTGATGAAGAAACCAGGCGAACGATCCAATCCTGTTTGGACCAGACCCATGAGAATGTAGAAGTGGTCGTTGTAGCCAATCAAGCTGGTGAGCCAGAGCTCGGAACGGAACATTCTGACCAGATCCGTATCATTCGAATGGAACGCGAGTCAGAGGCGGGCGATCTTCTGCAAGCCGGGTTGCTAGAAGCTGACGGTTGCTATGTGACCTGGATCCGCTCCGGGGATCGTTTCACGCGGGATGCTATTGACTGCATGGTCAGCTGGCTGGAAGCCGATAGCATGTGCGATATGGTCTATTCGGATTATTTCGTGACCGGTGGTCATGATCGCATCTTGGATTGGCAAGTAGTACACCCTGCCTACAAACTCTTTCGGCGCAACGTGGTTGGACCCTGTTTCCTGCTGCGGACATCACTTATGTCGGACCTTGGCATGCACCATGCTACCTCGCTCTTGCCCGACTATGACTACTGGTTGCGTGCCCAGAACGAGGGTGAGCTCGAACCCCGGCATACCAGGCTCTTTTACCGTCACATTTCCAATGGCGCCATCGATGATCCGGTCGAGGAACAGCAGGTGCGACGGGAGTGGATTGCCGGTTTGCCGCTATCGCGTCAAGTAGTGTGGCGGGTCCGGGATAACAATTTTATCAACCAACAGGTGATTCCCTGGTCGATGGCAGCTGCTCGCAACGTGGCAGGAACACTCAAGCAAAGCCGCAGGGACCAGGACTAA
- a CDS encoding glycosyltransferase codes for MLTVSAIVVTFNRADYLPEALDSIFSQEMPPLEVIVVDDGSVDDTKEVVGSYGDRILYVWQENQGVSAARNRGLSVAQGDLIAWLDSDDAWQPAFLSTLVQRIERDPGVDGAYSGRVYIDSEGKALSQSVRVEPDEALYASLIEDNFLTTSSLIVKRSCYESAGPFDRQFRIGEDYDMWLRFARRHRIVGMPEPLVRYRVHSGNTVADADKYKYYRLALTGKQFGELGSDRDQWTEEARLAHGFSFRSVAFNYFQAGQMDEGWYYLQQAISIYPDILERLDTYYEVLCGDQPLGLRGQAQLLDIDANSADLLRRLDALFYEGGNTLQPRRPAAYGNAYLAMAMLNDQAGNWSQARRCIARAIRHYPALLGQQGVLRRFVKLSVGQSGAELGRSFLDRSP; via the coding sequence ATGCTCACAGTTAGCGCCATCGTGGTGACCTTCAATCGAGCAGACTATCTTCCCGAGGCGCTTGACAGCATTTTCTCGCAGGAGATGCCGCCGCTGGAAGTCATTGTCGTCGACGACGGATCCGTTGACGATACGAAGGAAGTCGTTGGCAGCTATGGCGACCGGATTCTGTATGTATGGCAGGAGAACCAGGGTGTATCCGCTGCGCGGAATCGGGGTCTTTCTGTTGCTCAAGGCGACTTGATCGCCTGGCTTGACTCGGATGATGCCTGGCAGCCTGCGTTCCTGTCGACCCTTGTGCAGCGCATCGAGCGTGATCCAGGTGTCGATGGCGCCTACAGCGGGAGAGTTTATATCGACAGCGAAGGAAAGGCACTTTCCCAATCGGTGCGAGTGGAACCGGACGAAGCGTTATATGCCAGTTTGATTGAGGATAACTTCCTCACGACTTCCTCGCTTATCGTTAAACGAAGCTGTTATGAATCGGCCGGTCCATTTGACCGTCAGTTCCGTATCGGTGAGGATTACGATATGTGGCTTCGTTTCGCCCGGCGACACAGGATTGTTGGCATGCCGGAACCTCTGGTAAGATACAGGGTGCACAGTGGCAATACCGTGGCGGATGCCGACAAATATAAATACTACCGGCTTGCGTTGACCGGGAAGCAGTTTGGTGAACTGGGCAGTGACCGCGATCAATGGACCGAAGAAGCACGACTTGCCCACGGATTTTCCTTTCGATCCGTTGCCTTCAACTACTTCCAGGCAGGTCAGATGGACGAAGGGTGGTACTACCTGCAGCAGGCGATATCGATATATCCGGATATTCTGGAGCGCCTTGACACCTACTACGAAGTGCTCTGCGGAGATCAGCCCTTGGGTCTGCGAGGCCAGGCGCAATTGTTGGATATCGATGCCAATAGTGCAGATTTGCTAAGACGGTTGGATGCCCTGTTTTACGAAGGTGGCAATACTCTGCAGCCGCGACGGCCCGCCGCTTACGGCAACGCTTACCTCGCCATGGCCATGCTGAATGATCAGGCTGGCAATTGGTCGCAGGCCCGGCGTTGCATCGCCCGAGCGATTCGGCACTATCCCGCTTTGCTTGGCCAGCAAGGTGTGTTGCGGCGTTTCGTCAAGTTGTCGGTGGGCCAGTCAGGAGCAGAACTGGGAAGATCGTTTTTGGATCGGTCGCCCTGA